The DNA segment TCTGATATTCCCTTGGGTATCGGCAACAATCTGAATCTCAATCGGACGAACTGGACTCAAAAACTTCTCGATAACGACCTGCTCAGAACCGGTGCGCACCCGCGTTTCTGCCTGGCACATCCTCACCTGATATTCAATATCCTTTTCCTTGCGGATGATACGCGTACAAGGCAGCCGGGTTGCTACAGGCTTGACGACACAGGGAAGCCCCAGTTCATCACAAACCTTTGCCGCTGATGCTGGGTTAACGATAGGATAATCCGCACCTGGGATAACCGGGATTTCCGCACCTTTTATAGTGGCACGCACCTCGAGTCGATCCGCAAACATTCGCAGACAATCAGGTGAGGGACCGATAAAGTTAATGCCGGAGGCAATTGTGGCATCAGCAAACTCCGGTTCCGAGGCAAGAAAACCCCAGCCAGGATGAAGAGAGTCGCAGCGAGTGACCTCAGCAGCCGAGAGCAGCCGAGAGAGATTGGCATAACTGTCAGGAGGAGGCGCAGGTCCGATGCAGATTGCCTCATCAGCAAGCATAGCCGGTAGCGAATCACGGTCTTCTTCTGAATAGGGAACAACTGTTTTTACACCTAATTCCCGGCAGGAGCGAATAATCCGGAGTGCCGGAACTCCTCGGGTGGCTATTAGAACCTTTTTGAACACGGGCTACACCCGTTCAACATAGGTGTTGGTGCGTGTATCAATCCGCACCCGGTCACCGGTCTTGATAAAAAACGGAACATCTACTACCAGACCGGTTGAAAGTCGAGCAGGCTTACCACCACCAGTCGCCGTATCACCACGATAATTGGGCTCGGTCTCAACAACTTCAAGAGTAACAAATATCGGAGGCTCAATAACCATTGGTACACCATCGATATAACCCACCTCAACCTCCAGCCCTTCGGTAAGATAGAACACTTTCTCTCCTAAGACTTCCTTTTTAATCGTAAACTGGTCATACGATTCCAAGTCCATAAAATGGTAACCTATATCATCAGCATAAAGGAACTGCCCCTTACGCCTTTCCATCTCCACTGTTGGCAACTTGATTTCTGACTCAAAAGACTCTTCAATTATTGCACCGGTGCGAATGTTGCGAATCCGAGCCAAAACACGCGCCCGGCGCTGCGCGGTACGCGTCCGGGAATAGGACATCACCTCGTAGATTTCGTTGTTGTGTTTAATCAAAAGTCCCGTGTAAAAATCATTTGGGGTAATCATAATTACTCCTTTTAAAGAATCATCAATTCCTTTTTTACCTTGGTGAAATTGCGATAACCTGAGCGGGTCACCAGAACCATATCCTCGATCCTTACACCACCCTTCCCCGGAAGATAAACCCCAGGCTCTACGGTTACCACATCACCTTCTTCCAAAATTTGCATACTTGTGCGTGCCAAAGAAGGCTGTTCATGCACATCCAGCCCGACGCCATGACCAAGGCTATGCCCGAAATACCGCCCCAGACCGCAGCGATTCAAATAGTCTCGGGCAGCAAGGTCAACCAATTTACATGGTACCCCTGGTTTTATCAGTACCAACGCCTCATTCTGAGCGGTAAGCACTGCCTCGTAAACCCGTCTCATCTCTTTGTCAACTTTACCAAGAAAAACCGTCCTGGTCATATCCGAGCAATACCCCTGATAACGACACCCCATATCAAATGTAATACTATCGCCTAACCGAATGCGCCGCTCGGAAGCACGACCATGGGGTTTAGCACCATTTTCTCCTGAAGCAACAATCGGAGGAAATGCACTCTCACCATATCGGCGCAACCAATACTCAATCTCTAAAGCCAAATCCCTTTCGCTCACCCCGGGCTTGACCATTTTCAAAATTTTACTAAACACCTTTTCAGTAAGCGCCTGCGCCCTTCCCATCAACGCAATTTCTCGCGGCGTCTTTCTTCGCCGCAGTTCCAAAACCAAATCGCGGACCGGCACCAGTTTTACATTCGACAACCGCGTCCGCAAAACCCGAAACCGACCCACAGTCAGATGACTTTCCTCAACCCCAATCCTGGGTGTCTTCCTACCGAGAAAAGATTTCAAAAGGTCATCAATTGGAAATGATGCATACAGATCCCTCTCCAGAATCCGTTTACGACAACCGCGCACCTCATCTTTTATCTGCTCCTGATACCGGAAATCAGTATAAAATGTGGCGTTTGACCTCGTGATACACATCATACCGTTAGAACCGGTATAACCGCAGAGGTAGCGCATATTCGTGAGACTAGTCACAATTAACCCGTCTAAACACTCATTTGCAAGCATTTTTTGCAAGCGACCTATTCTCGTAGGCATACTATCTCCCCGCTAAGATGGAATTAGTGCACCTCCTCAAACCTTAGCTTAGCAAACAGAACTTGTCCAACCTCGGTATCAATTCCACCCTGAATTACCACCTCTACCTCCTGGCCAACCGCATTACCACCATTTTCCACCACTACCTTGATACCTCCTTCGAGATAACCGATACCTTCATTCCTCTCCTTGCCCCGTTTACTCACCTTTACCCTAATGACCGTTCCCGGAAGATAGCTCGGTCGAAAGAGCTCACATATCTCCCGGGTGGTTATAACTGGTAAACCATCCGCAGCTGCTTTAACTTCTGGTCGGATGGTGATGATAGTGGCTCGGTATTTTTTTGCAAGCCGTAACATGTCTTCGACGGTCTTGATCTCCGGACAAAGCTTAACCTTCAGACCCGGGATCTGTTTAACCCGAATGAGATTCTCTTTTGCCCGCTGGACAACATAGTCCAATTCCGCGTGTGTTGGCTGGGGTAAAATTAACCTTCCATTGACAAGACCGAGTGAAAGAAACTGCACTACCCTCGGGTCTGCAAGGGTGTCTATATCGAGAATAAATGTTTTCTGACGGGGAAAAAGCATAAAATCCTCCGATATTCTTTTTCATTTTTTCAGTCCCAAAACTTTCAAAGCTGCACCAACAGTATCTACTGATACAACCTTAAGTTTGCTTTTATTCATCTTGGGGCTTTCTAACGGAACAAGCGCCCTTTTGAAACCGAGACGAGCTGCCTCTTTGAGTCGTGTTTCGGTTCTGGTTATTGAACGAACCTCGCCTGCCAGCCCCACCTCACCGATCATCACAGTATCCGGAGGCAGATGTACATTGCGGATTGCCGAAGCCAATGCGACTATGACACCAAGGTCAACCGCTGGTTCACTCAGTTTTAATCCTCCGGCGATGTTTAAAAATATATCCTTTTTCCCAGCACTAATATTAGCCCGTCGCTCAAGAACACCTAAAAGCAGCGCCAAACGCCTCAAATCAAATCCAGTTGCTATCCTTTGAGGCAAGGGAAACGGTGTGGGGGCGGCAAGCGCTTGAATCTCAACCAGCATCGGCCTTGAACCTTCAAGAGTAACGACTACTGCTGAACCGGAAACATCAGGCCGGCGTCCAGAAAGAAAAAACTCGGAAGGGTTGGGTACTTCAACCAATCCGGTTTCGGTCATCTCAAAAACCCCGATTTCGTTCGTTGGCCCATAGCGGTTCTTAACCGTCCGAACTATTCGGTAATTCAGCGCTGGCTCACCTTCAAAGTAAAGTACCGCATCAACCATATGCTCGAGTGTTTTTGGACCGGCAATGGCACCGAACTTTGTCACATGACCGATAATGAAAATAGTCAAGCGATTATTTTTTGCGAGCCAGAGCAGTTCGGAGGTGCATTCCCTTACCTGAGCCACACTTCCTGGCGCACTGCTCAAAAGAGAGTTGACTAATGTCTGGATAGAATCAACCACCAAAAACCCGGGCTTTATCTGATCTATCGCCCCAATGACATCCCCAAGCTCAACCGTACAAAGGACAAAGAGTTCCGAAGTTATCGACCCAAGCCTTTCCGCCCGCAGGCGAACTTGCTCGGCTGATTCCTCGCCGCTGACGTAGAGAACCCTCCGGCCCTTTTGGACCAAATGATTACAAACCTGCAAGAGTAAGGTAGATTTACCTATGCCTGGTTCCCCACCCAAAAGCAAAAGCGATCCCGGCACAATACCACCGCCAAGTACTCTATCAAGTTCTCCGATGCCGGTTGATTCCCTTGAGAAATTCTCGGGCGAGAGCTCAGAAAGACGCCGGGGGCTTACTCGAACTGAATCGCTGCGTATGCGGTGGCTTTTTTCTTGAACGGATATTTGTTCTTCAATCAAGGTGTTCCATTCTCCACAATTAGGACATCTTCCGAGCCAACGAGGATTTTCATAACCGCAGTTTTGGCAAACGAAATGGGTCTTTCTCATTTTTATTATTCCTTAAACTTCAAAATCATCACTGGTTTCTGGTGACGGTTGTGGCTCGGGGATATTCCGGGCTTCCGCTGAGTTTTCGAAGCGCATACACTCATAAAGGAAAACTAAGGAAATGGTATCAGTCGGCCCATTCCTCTGCTTGGCGACATTCAGTTCCGCGGCTCTTTTTTTGTTCTCATCCAAGTTTGCCCATTCCTTTGTCCGATATGCAGCTTCGCGGAAAAGAAAAAGAACAACATCCGCATCCTGCTCTAACGCCCCGGATTCACGCAGGTCAGCGAGTTGGGGTCTTTTATCCTCGCGGTGATCTGGTGCACGGGACAACTGCGATATTGCCACGACTGGAACATTCAGCTCCTTTGCCATCGCTTTCAGAGCTCTGGAGATTTCGGCAATCTCTTGCTGCCGATTACGCTCCCGCCGCCGGTCAGAGTGAGGTTCCATTAATTGCAGGTAATCAATAATAACCATGCCGAGGTCGCTA comes from the candidate division WOR-3 bacterium genome and includes:
- the radA gene encoding DNA repair protein RadA, with protein sequence MRKTHFVCQNCGYENPRWLGRCPNCGEWNTLIEEQISVQEKSHRIRSDSVRVSPRRLSELSPENFSRESTGIGELDRVLGGGIVPGSLLLLGGEPGIGKSTLLLQVCNHLVQKGRRVLYVSGEESAEQVRLRAERLGSITSELFVLCTVELGDVIGAIDQIKPGFLVVDSIQTLVNSLLSSAPGSVAQVRECTSELLWLAKNNRLTIFIIGHVTKFGAIAGPKTLEHMVDAVLYFEGEPALNYRIVRTVKNRYGPTNEIGVFEMTETGLVEVPNPSEFFLSGRRPDVSGSAVVVTLEGSRPMLVEIQALAAPTPFPLPQRIATGFDLRRLALLLGVLERRANISAGKKDIFLNIAGGLKLSEPAVDLGVIVALASAIRNVHLPPDTVMIGEVGLAGEVRSITRTETRLKEAARLGFKRALVPLESPKMNKSKLKVVSVDTVGAALKVLGLKK
- the efp gene encoding elongation factor P, which gives rise to MITPNDFYTGLLIKHNNEIYEVMSYSRTRTAQRRARVLARIRNIRTGAIIEESFESEIKLPTVEMERRKGQFLYADDIGYHFMDLESYDQFTIKKEVLGEKVFYLTEGLEVEVGYIDGVPMVIEPPIFVTLEVVETEPNYRGDTATGGGKPARLSTGLVVDVPFFIKTGDRVRIDTRTNTYVERV
- a CDS encoding biotin carboxylase N-terminal domain-containing protein; translated protein: MFKKVLIATRGVPALRIIRSCRELGVKTVVPYSEEDRDSLPAMLADEAICIGPAPPPDSYANLSRLLSAAEVTRCDSLHPGWGFLASEPEFADATIASGINFIGPSPDCLRMFADRLEVRATIKGAEIPVIPGADYPIVNPASAAKVCDELGLPCVVKPVATRLPCTRIIRKEKDIEYQVRMCQAETRVRTGSEQVVIEKFLSPVRPIEIQIVADTQGNIRVINDWEILLYFRGKNFLAVSPALNIDKKEREQLFSWAKEAGKATKITGCVTVEFLIDQEARAYFSRFNPELSVFHPLTEVRTGIDVIEEQMKVASGERVVSFERDVTLHPIALATQIFAEDPDADFEPSPGLVNDLWLPSGPGVRVDSHLFPGYTIPPDYDLHIATV
- a CDS encoding TRAM domain-containing protein, with the translated sequence MLFPRQKTFILDIDTLADPRVVQFLSLGLVNGRLILPQPTHAELDYVVQRAKENLIRVKQIPGLKVKLCPEIKTVEDMLRLAKKYRATIITIRPEVKAAADGLPVITTREICELFRPSYLPGTVIRVKVSKRGKERNEGIGYLEGGIKVVVENGGNAVGQEVEVVIQGGIDTEVGQVLFAKLRFEEVH
- a CDS encoding Xaa-Pro peptidase family protein, with product MPTRIGRLQKMLANECLDGLIVTSLTNMRYLCGYTGSNGMMCITRSNATFYTDFRYQEQIKDEVRGCRKRILERDLYASFPIDDLLKSFLGRKTPRIGVEESHLTVGRFRVLRTRLSNVKLVPVRDLVLELRRRKTPREIALMGRAQALTEKVFSKILKMVKPGVSERDLALEIEYWLRRYGESAFPPIVASGENGAKPHGRASERRIRLGDSITFDMGCRYQGYCSDMTRTVFLGKVDKEMRRVYEAVLTAQNEALVLIKPGVPCKLVDLAARDYLNRCGLGRYFGHSLGHGVGLDVHEQPSLARTSMQILEEGDVVTVEPGVYLPGKGGVRIEDMVLVTRSGYRNFTKVKKELMIL